ATGGACcacatattgtttttattcatggcTTTTGATGCTGCAACTTCATGCTTTCATTTTGACTGAGCAGCACGTAGCATCCTCTGCAGCTTTTCCTCAACTTGACATTGCCCTTCCAATTCAGTCAAAACATGAGATTATCTGTTGCCTCGTATGGATTGAGATTCCCTTCCAGCCTTTATACTTTAATTTGGTTCTTCTGCCTAGAGGGATAGGACTAAAgattcatgaaatttattttttggtgattCGTGAAATGTATTTATTGATAGTAGTTGCCTTGCACGATAATTCTAGTAAAGTACAAATGCATCAACTACTGCCGTTCCAAGGAGCAACTCAAAAGCTCCGTTCTTGTACCATTTTCTAACTGTGAAGAGGAAAGTAGTATGTAGACATTTGACTTGAGTAATCAGGTCCATTTTTGGCTGCATTATAGTCCAAGATAGACTGTGGcatttcttttcctctatctTGATTTGTTTTGCCAGTTTTGACTAGTTCTGCTGCATGCTCTGGAATACTTGTTAGCATAAGAATATCATGCTTATCCctcgattttatattttttacacctTCAGGGTTCTGCTTTCCTGTGGCTCGACCTTTTTTGAGCTTCTTGTCTGTTAAAATTTTAGgaacatatttttgtttcttagtgTTCCACATACATATGTTGATTTTTCCAACAGGTATCTAGCCAGAATTACAGAAGAGTAGAAATTGTCATTATACAGTGTCATGACTTCCTGAGAAGTCCTTCCATTATTGATATTGTAATATACTCTGCATGTGCTAATCCAGGTGCTATATCTCCTTTTTCTTTGTAGATCGTGAATTTCCATGTGTATCCATCTATTGTGCAAAATTTGTATGTTTTCAGGTCATGCTTATGTCTCTTATTGGGGCAGTATATTGCTGTAAAATATTCTGTCTCAAAACAAAACCAtacttttattagtttccttGCCAGGAgtgaatttttcaattaaattatttttatataaattgttttatatatatatatatatatatatatatatatatatatatatatatatatatatatatatatatatatatatatatatagagatatacatatatattcagtaaataatataatatatatggttatataaatatacatttatcattacgtttaacagcaaaaataaagttaatggtACCTAAAACTGTACATTTACAGGAAGCTACCTTGAAAAGTACCAGCAACAATTAGAAATTGTTGGTACAATATTTTTGTATACCACTGgaggacaaaagaaaaaactttagaCATATTTCATTGGTACTGCCATCTGAGCCACCAGTGACCAAAGGATCCTTGAGCCATCGGTGATTCATTTGGTCTTAGAAAAAACACCTATATGTTGCCTTTTGGACCACATGTGTAACAAGGCTTTCTTTGCCTCTTACCATTGTCCTTTGGTAGACAAACAGCCATAATCCTTATCATTTGGCTGCCACCATCATACTGGCCATGAGAGCATGAAGTTATGGTGCTACGGCTAGTTCCAAGAAAGGTATGTTGTGGGCAACATGTTAAGAAAGAAGGTTAACATACCTTTTAAAGACTTGAGAAGCAAAAAGTTACATTCTTTTATAATAAgagcaattattaattttttgtgaaatgCTTGACTACAgcctgataaatatataaagtagtaTGTGCTTTGCTGCAGTGTAGACATCAAGTTGACgtaatgtgtgtatttttaaaataccaTTATGAGTAAAAGAGAATTTCTGTTACCGTTCCCAGAATCCTCATTTGCACACTTATAATGTCTTCTTTTAGTATGATAAAAAACAAAGGGCTTAGGAATGATCTTTGACGGGTATTGACTTGTctaaaatttttttgataaatttgcCAATGATGGTCTTGAGCGATGCCTAATACACAAGAAtgcaagaaaaaatgttttaattgtgCTCTAACCAAGAGTGAAAGCGTAAGTTTTTCAACAGACCAGGCAGGTGCTAGCAAACCTGAGTATAACAGAGACCTAGTCTTTATTAGATCCATCTCTTGAACCAATTGAGGATAATGGGGAGCACCGTGAATGATGAACTTTGGAAACATAGAAGACGATGACTCTAAACcaagttcctcctcctccaggacaaaagaatgaaacagaGTGGCAGAACTGATGCGTTAAACAAAAACCCCAGGTGATGTGAAAGAAAAGGCAGCAGAAGATGTAACCTTATGTGGTACTTCTCCTGAAGCTTCACGAGACAGTGGAGAAAGTAGTGAGATAGCACCACGGATTTTATGAAGCACAACCTCTTGTGATGCTGCTCCTAAAGTACTGAGAGGTGACAGAGAAATATAAGAGATATATCCCTAAGCATATGAAGCACACCCTCTAGATGCACCTTACCTGAGGGACCAAGAAACAGCGGAGAAGGTGGTGACTTGTAAGTCACCACTAAATATAGTAACAGACCCTCTTGTTTTGCCACACTGGAAGCACCAACAGGAAGTAGAGAAAACACTGACAACTCCACTTGAAGAGCATGGTTGGGAGGAGGGCCAGCAATAGCTGACACATCTGCCTCACTCATAGTTTCCTCACAAGACCAAGTTGTCAACAGAAGAGAAATCACAAGCCAGTAAGGCTAGTAAAGTGGCATTCCTTAGGTTTAATAGGGGTGCCTGCTAatgaagccaaaataaaaaaaaaagatcattataGGTTGCAAAAGTAGAAGAGCCACTAACAGCAGAAACTGTTATTACTGGTAGAAGAAATAGATTAACAGGAGAAAAGGAGTGGAATGAACAGAATGAGACCGAGGTACCGACATTGATGGAATAGGCTTAACAGTAAATTGAACAATATTGTCATCAGTACTGGAACAAATAACAGAAGAATGCTGAACATATCATAATTGTTATTCTCACTTAAATTAGGAGCGGAGCCTAAGCTAACCTCCCTGCCACTGGAGTCTGATGAAGGCAGGTTTGGTAACTGGTGCAGCTGTTTACACTTTCTGAAATAATCTTTTGGTGAGAGAGCCAAAAGCCTAACCACTTGAGTCGGATGAGAGGCAGGTGTTGTAAGCCAGAGAATAACTTTTCCTCTCAAAGAGGACTTTGAAAAAGAATGTACATTATTGGGGGGGAATGTGAATTGGTTACTCAGAACCAGAATATACTTTTCCAGAGCTGAAGAAGGAGCAGAAGACTGAGCTGAGGATGTAGGATCAGGTCTAGACAGAGGAGGTAGTGATGAGAGTAGGGGACAGAGGAAAGTAGGAGATGAAGGAGCCGGCGATGAAGCAGGAAGGGAAGTAAAAGGTCTATTCCTGTCTCATTTATTGCTTCCTTAATTACAGTATCTGactctctcctcttcctatatatatataagtacacatctCCTGTGATCCCTACAACCAGCACAAACTGCTTGCGTAACTAACGCTATAGAATACATTGTGTATCAAATTCTATAGAATACATTTTGGTAATGCAAGAAATGTTCCTGATGCTTATGTTCCTGCTGTCGGTCGAAGATATCTtgagtgaataaacaaaaaactcaCAAAACCTTGAAAAAATAGCCAACGGAAACTGGCAAATCATCAGCTACCATCCTGACTTATGGCAAtaagaattataatgaaaactaaacattCGTTTATGCACCTGGTAGAGAACAGCAAACTAGTGTCATCCAGGccagccaacttttttttttttttttttttggatgctgaCCATCTCCCAGCACAAAGATATAGCAGTCTTTAACAATAGGTGAGatttattccaaataatataaaataggtaaaaaatttgtgattttactACTTGTGAAGCTTTTTTGCTAAACTAGTCATTGAAGAGTGTTCTCACTAGTCACGTAACTGCAGTAAACCAGCGTTGTTGATCTTTTGTTTGTATTGAGTGTATTTAAGCAGAAGTGaatttttaattgcatttaataATTTCCCTGGTTTTAACTGAAAGGAATATTAAATACACCACTTTAAGCTTGTTGTCTGAAtgttttcttattgatttcatttgtatttctttgATATAAATGGTGTCTTATGAGATTGGTGTTTTTGAGAACTACAGTACTATACTCTTTACAACAAACTAGAAAGTCTGAAGAGTTTATACATTTAGTTTATTACGGTAAAATATTCGTGCAAAATAGGTTTAGTGTCACTTTTTCTAAAGGCTCAGATGCAAGATCGCACTGCAGGTGACACATGTTATCACCTAAGATATTATAAAACTGGGATGTGTGTTCATGACACTGATACCAGAGGAATGTGTGTTAAAAATGGTCCACACTGTGCTTTTGCCCATGGTGTTGAGGATGTTCGGTAAGTGAAAATGCTTCAGGacttttggaaaaaattcttattttttgggAAGGACATTATTTTATTCCATATGCATATCAGATACATTAGGTGTAGTATAGACATGATATTAGTAAGGCTTGAAAGTACCTTGTGCTCAAGTTTAAaagtagaattttatatattttgtattgtgtCTTTGGATGTAATGTCAGTTTCCAGTCATGAAGCGTACCCAGCAATAAGAATCTTACTAAAACACCATGTTTGGAGTTTAGCTATTTGGACAAGTGTGGTAATCAGGTTTACCAGTAAAATAAATGGGAGGATGCAACGCCTGTTGTTTTATGACCATGTAGAACTCAAATCTGTATTGTGTTTCTCTCACTTTCAGACCACCAGTATATGATATACGTGAAATTCAGGTATTAGAAATGATGGAACAGGAGGGATTGAATGGATCGGGACCAAATAATTTGGATAAAGAAAGGAATATGGTTAATGATGATCCCAAATGGCAAGGTATGTTTCATTATGTGACCtcttcattaataaaaatgtatggtTTTAGTGGAAAACAATTGTATTTTGAGGTTATGCCAATCAGATGTTGCAGTATTTTGCCTAGATGTAGTTATGTCATATATTTCATCATGTATTTTTATGCTGTGTTTTACAGATACAAGTTATGTTTTAGCAAATTATAAGACAGAACAATGCAAACGTCCTCCAAGATTATGTCGGCAAGGCTATGCGTGTCCTCAGTATCATAATTCTAGGGATAGAAGAAGATCtccaaagaaatttaaatatcggTGAGTGAATCATACTTATTCAGGAAGCATTGATACTGTGACTGTTTTAGAATTTAGTTTTGTGTGATTTTTCTCAAATAATTATGGGGCATAAAATCTTACAGGAGTTTGTAATTAGTTTTGACAGTTTTACAGAAGAGTAAATACTCTCTCGAAGTTCAGTGTTACAAAAGAACTTGAGCAGTCGTCTGACCTTTCACTCAAAGTCTTATGAAGAAGCTTCCATTCCTTTGTTACACTagagaagttaagttaagtataccttagttttaccagaccactgagctgattaaaaattACTTAGTTTATAAGAAGATTAAAAATCATATCAGTCAtcataatgttattttaaaaataaaataagttatagATTCTTCATAAAAATTGAACAATTACAGGGTTTCATCCTTATAACAGGTTGCCATTTATAGTTTACTGTGTGCCCCACAATGATGTCAGTATTAAAGGTTCTCTTCAACATTGCATTCCTCAAACCTGGCTGATATCCTTAACTCTGCTTTGGCCTAATTTTTTACTAATTAGAGAAAAATACTGATATGCCAGCCCTACAAACATATAGAAATCTAATTTATTGGCCTGGTTAAACTGCTATACATTGTAGTAACAGTAATAGCATAACTA
This genomic stretch from Macrobrachium rosenbergii isolate ZJJX-2024 chromosome 23, ASM4041242v1, whole genome shotgun sequence harbors:
- the LOC136851019 gene encoding uncharacterized protein, with the protein product MSEADVSAIAGPPPNHALQVELSVFSLLPVGASSVAKQEGLLLYLVVTYKSPPSPLFLGPSDKKLKKGRATGKQNPEGVKNIKSRDKHDILMLTSIPEHAAELVKTGKTNQDRGKEMPQSILDYNAAKNGPDYSSQMSTYYFPLHS